In the genome of Nocardiopsis composta, one region contains:
- a CDS encoding FAD-dependent monooxygenase, protein MPTSSVLIVGAGPTGLALAAELAELGVGCRVLERRREPSSLSRAFSLMPRTLELMDMRGCADKFVAEGLPYRFAPLGDARQRSLDYGMLRGGYPYILVMPQSKIEEVLEKRAIAAGAEILRGAAVTGLTQDTDGVQIQVETDEGERTESADYLVGCDGVRSTVRDLLGVRFIGRSYRESVIVADVRMDRPPRPPVYGRAGRRGSVAVFPYGNGVFRLIVLDHARMGIAPQVPITRAELEESLEAIAGVDFGLQDPLWASRFRSDQRQAARYRVGRVFLAGDAAHTHIPSGGQGLQVGIHDAANLAWKLTAELSGWAQPWLLGSYEQERRSIADETLRKTDLVFRFETSRSAAARGARWLGTQLMGISALQPLVIEQFAGMAQRYPRGKGEHRLTGARIPDLTLQGYDGDTYTVFQLLRRRRFVLLDQTSSGRCAERVRSGWGDRVVAVNALASGGGRLAETVLIRPDGYIGWAGPGDPRRLLRGVARWCGPADAGRLSGSQPMP, encoded by the coding sequence ATGCCGACCTCGTCCGTACTGATCGTGGGAGCCGGGCCCACCGGCCTGGCGCTCGCAGCCGAACTCGCCGAGCTCGGCGTCGGCTGCCGGGTGCTCGAACGGCGCCGCGAACCCTCTTCCCTCTCCCGCGCCTTCAGCCTGATGCCGCGGACCCTCGAACTGATGGACATGCGCGGCTGCGCCGACAAGTTCGTCGCCGAGGGCCTGCCCTACCGTTTCGCCCCGCTCGGGGATGCGCGCCAACGCAGCCTCGACTACGGGATGCTGCGCGGCGGCTACCCCTACATCCTGGTCATGCCTCAGTCCAAGATCGAGGAGGTCCTGGAGAAGCGGGCCATCGCCGCCGGGGCCGAGATCCTGCGCGGCGCCGCGGTCACCGGCCTCACCCAAGACACGGACGGCGTGCAGATCCAGGTCGAAACAGATGAAGGCGAGCGCACCGAGAGCGCCGACTACCTCGTAGGGTGCGACGGGGTGCGCAGCACCGTGCGGGACCTGCTCGGCGTGCGCTTCATCGGCCGCTCTTATCGCGAATCGGTGATCGTCGCCGATGTGCGGATGGACCGCCCTCCCCGCCCGCCGGTCTATGGGCGGGCCGGGCGCCGGGGGAGCGTGGCGGTCTTCCCCTACGGCAACGGCGTCTTCCGCCTCATCGTCCTCGACCACGCGCGGATGGGGATCGCCCCCCAGGTTCCGATCACCCGCGCCGAACTCGAGGAGAGCCTGGAGGCCATCGCCGGGGTCGACTTCGGCCTGCAAGACCCGTTGTGGGCATCGCGTTTCCGAAGCGACCAGCGGCAGGCCGCACGCTACCGGGTCGGCAGGGTCTTCCTGGCGGGCGACGCCGCGCACACCCATATCCCCTCCGGCGGGCAAGGGCTCCAGGTGGGCATCCACGACGCCGCCAACCTGGCCTGGAAACTCACCGCCGAACTGTCGGGCTGGGCGCAGCCCTGGCTCCTCGGCTCCTATGAGCAGGAACGCCGCTCTATCGCCGATGAGACGCTCCGCAAGACCGACCTGGTCTTCCGGTTCGAGACCTCGCGCTCGGCGGCGGCCCGCGGTGCGCGCTGGCTGGGCACCCAGCTCATGGGGATCAGCGCCCTGCAGCCGCTGGTCATCGAGCAGTTCGCGGGGATGGCGCAGAGGTACCCGCGGGGCAAGGGGGAGCACCGCCTCACCGGGGCCCGCATCCCCGACCTCACGCTCCAAGGCTATGACGGCGATACGTACACGGTCTTCCAACTGCTGCGCCGCCGTCGCTTCGTACTGCTGGACCAGACCTCCTCGGGGCGCTGCGCGGAGCGCGTCCGCTCCGGCTGGGGCGACCGCGTCGTGGCGGTCAACGCCCTGGCCTCGGGGGGAGGGCGGCTGGCAGAGACCGTGCTGATCCGCCCGGACGGCTACATCGGCTGGGCCGGCCCCGGGGACCCGCGGAGGCTCCTCCGCGGAGTCGCCCGCTGGTGCGGCCCAGCCGATGCCGGGCGGCTGAGCGGCTCTCAGCCGATGCCTTGA
- a CDS encoding FAD-binding oxidoreductase, which yields MNSTRARHSPASPGGAPDWRKLGQELTGDLVLPEDPEYPTARQLHLGQFDGIAPQAVAYPENSADVGECLRFAAAHGVGVAVRGGGHSLGGYSTGHGLVIAMSRMNRVNVAPSGDLVTLEAGVQQVDAVDQVARQGLALVGGICPTVGITGYILGGGTGWLTKQAGMGCDQLVAAEIVLASGEVVRCSETEEPDLFWALRGAGPGNFGVVTELTIRPTRVPRLVNHTLTWEWDSAAELFDAWQRWIQQVPRAMGGTVAAALMDAGSGAAPQLILQGAWQGSEADAREHVNELVEAVGTRPSSEVFDELPYQQAMMAWYQCADKTVEQCHRIGTTPEAMLPRQDYAVERNRLCGEAVPADGVDAILSAFDSRRREGQFRALSLFGLGGQANEVPRAATAYVHRTAEFQISASAGLFKKPTEEDRAAAQAWTDACFDAFDPHSLGESYQGFMDPALADWQRSYYAENLDRLVELKRRYDPDGLFRFAQGIG from the coding sequence CCCGAGCACGGCACTCCCCCGCTTCGCCCGGCGGCGCCCCCGACTGGCGGAAGTTGGGTCAGGAGCTCACCGGTGATCTGGTGCTCCCCGAGGACCCGGAGTATCCGACCGCCCGCCAGCTCCACCTGGGGCAGTTCGACGGAATCGCTCCCCAGGCCGTGGCCTATCCGGAGAACTCCGCCGACGTCGGCGAGTGCCTGCGCTTCGCCGCCGCCCACGGGGTCGGCGTCGCCGTCCGCGGCGGCGGGCACTCCCTGGGCGGCTATTCGACCGGCCACGGGCTGGTCATAGCCATGAGCAGGATGAACAGGGTGAACGTGGCCCCTTCCGGGGACCTGGTGACCCTGGAGGCCGGCGTGCAGCAGGTGGACGCGGTGGACCAGGTCGCCAGGCAGGGCCTCGCGCTCGTCGGCGGGATCTGCCCGACCGTGGGCATCACCGGCTACATCCTCGGCGGAGGAACCGGCTGGCTGACCAAGCAGGCGGGCATGGGGTGCGACCAGCTGGTGGCGGCCGAGATCGTCTTGGCCAGCGGTGAGGTCGTGCGCTGCTCGGAGACCGAGGAACCGGACCTGTTCTGGGCGCTGCGCGGGGCGGGTCCCGGCAACTTCGGGGTGGTCACCGAGCTGACGATCCGCCCGACCCGCGTTCCGCGCCTGGTCAACCACACCCTGACGTGGGAGTGGGACAGCGCCGCCGAGCTTTTCGATGCCTGGCAGCGCTGGATCCAGCAGGTTCCCCGCGCCATGGGCGGCACGGTCGCCGCGGCCCTGATGGACGCCGGTTCCGGCGCGGCTCCGCAGCTCATCCTCCAGGGCGCCTGGCAGGGAAGTGAGGCCGATGCGCGCGAGCACGTCAACGAGCTGGTGGAGGCCGTGGGGACTCGGCCCAGCAGCGAGGTCTTCGACGAGCTGCCCTACCAGCAGGCGATGATGGCCTGGTACCAGTGCGCGGACAAGACCGTTGAGCAGTGCCACCGGATCGGGACCACCCCCGAGGCGATGCTCCCCCGCCAGGACTATGCCGTCGAGCGCAACCGGCTCTGCGGCGAGGCCGTGCCCGCCGACGGCGTCGACGCGATCCTGAGCGCGTTCGACTCACGCCGGCGCGAGGGCCAGTTCCGCGCGCTCAGCCTGTTCGGGCTCGGGGGGCAGGCCAACGAGGTGCCCCGGGCCGCGACGGCCTATGTCCATCGCACGGCGGAGTTCCAGATCAGCGCCAGCGCCGGCCTGTTCAAGAAGCCGACCGAGGAGGACCGGGCCGCCGCGCAGGCGTGGACGGACGCCTGCTTCGACGCCTTCGATCCCCACTCCCTGGGCGAGTCCTACCAGGGGTTCATGGATCCCGCCCTCGCCGACTGGCAGCGCTCCTACTATGCGGAGAACCTTGACCGCCTGGTGGAGCTGAAGCGCCGTTACGACCCGGACGGCCTCTTTCGGTTCGCTCAAGGCATCGGCTGA